A region of Pyxidicoccus parkwaysis DNA encodes the following proteins:
- a CDS encoding peptidoglycan recognition protein family protein produces the protein MRIPSHARMLDAEWEQELPGGRYIIPGFTESESKALWMVNEFEVGGGSQLVFWGLSADFDGMGISFGIAQWNIGAGSLQPLLREFDRTHPEKFARIFADGTDGMRRMLALNENVGAQREQQLAFIRTFVTKKVIREPWKTRLEALGQDPDFQDQMLRKLRGLMDSAIRAAQALGLRSERALALCFDIHIWPGPYWFKLPKEAPVVQHGLPQLFAKEERRRGAPLSERDKLLLLADLAAARASSTWKLKATQRKRVIVQPGTFRERHRDLEVDYGLGDAPFTHNLGGKIPSGAALSLPRGRRVPAPSPALSPAPKGAGGALPGLFATVSESLSRAREATLVTSNMAQGVRDLNHLTNLVFWLRHPDRKDTRIQSHEKDLAAEWLSIRDTVVRPLLDKPAAPATPAPPGTPPARWPDAPVAPPRAGAGDKIPRNPPPAGSTVSPLARMAWKLRGTTKTRGRKINSVVVHTTGRGWQQGYTRDKGTRPPVWYQLRVYLDQQGGYPHYVIDYDGGIFVTADEDNEAWHAGWSNLPTPASAYWQTWSAPWWWQQAWSAHGKRTPMDLLPPGARTPNTTSIGIELLPTEDAQYTDAQLRSLAKLIADIERRHHFQVPSAPSPQLLGHEDLNPLPMARQGRAYDDDRGGWDPGAHQKKPMFSWPRLWGYLLKARQGAL, from the coding sequence ATGCGCATTCCAAGTCACGCGCGCATGCTGGACGCCGAGTGGGAGCAGGAGCTTCCAGGCGGCAGGTACATCATCCCCGGTTTCACCGAGTCCGAGTCCAAGGCGCTCTGGATGGTGAACGAGTTCGAGGTCGGCGGTGGCAGCCAGTTGGTCTTCTGGGGCCTGTCCGCCGACTTCGACGGAATGGGAATCTCCTTCGGAATCGCGCAGTGGAACATCGGCGCCGGCAGCCTGCAGCCGCTGCTGCGCGAGTTCGACCGGACGCACCCGGAGAAGTTCGCGCGCATCTTCGCCGACGGCACCGACGGCATGCGACGGATGCTGGCGTTGAACGAGAACGTCGGCGCGCAACGCGAGCAGCAGCTCGCCTTCATCCGGACCTTCGTCACGAAGAAGGTGATTCGTGAGCCGTGGAAGACCCGGCTGGAGGCGCTGGGTCAGGACCCGGACTTCCAGGACCAGATGCTGCGCAAGCTGCGCGGCCTGATGGACAGCGCCATTCGCGCGGCGCAAGCCCTGGGGTTGCGGTCGGAGCGTGCGCTGGCGCTGTGCTTCGACATCCACATCTGGCCCGGGCCGTACTGGTTCAAGCTCCCCAAGGAGGCGCCCGTCGTGCAGCACGGGCTGCCGCAGCTCTTCGCGAAGGAAGAGCGGCGCCGAGGCGCGCCGTTGTCGGAGCGCGACAAGCTGTTGCTCCTGGCGGACCTCGCGGCAGCCAGGGCCAGCTCCACTTGGAAATTGAAGGCCACGCAGCGCAAGCGTGTCATCGTCCAGCCGGGCACCTTCCGGGAGCGCCACCGCGACCTGGAGGTGGACTACGGCCTGGGGGACGCGCCGTTCACCCACAACCTGGGCGGGAAGATTCCCAGCGGCGCGGCCCTCTCGCTCCCGCGAGGCCGCCGGGTGCCGGCACCCTCGCCGGCTTTGTCGCCAGCCCCCAAGGGCGCGGGCGGCGCGCTCCCGGGGCTCTTCGCCACCGTGTCGGAGAGCCTCAGCCGTGCGCGCGAGGCGACGCTGGTGACGTCGAACATGGCCCAAGGCGTGCGCGACCTGAACCACCTCACCAACCTCGTATTCTGGCTCCGTCACCCCGACCGCAAGGACACGCGTATCCAGTCGCACGAGAAGGACCTCGCGGCGGAGTGGCTGTCCATCCGCGATACGGTGGTGCGGCCATTGCTGGACAAGCCCGCGGCGCCAGCAACGCCCGCACCTCCGGGCACGCCACCCGCGCGCTGGCCGGACGCGCCCGTCGCGCCGCCCAGGGCAGGTGCAGGCGACAAGATTCCTCGCAATCCGCCTCCCGCGGGCAGCACTGTCAGCCCGCTGGCGAGGATGGCGTGGAAGCTGCGCGGCACCACGAAAACCCGGGGGCGGAAGATCAACTCGGTGGTCGTGCACACCACGGGTCGCGGTTGGCAGCAGGGCTACACGCGAGACAAGGGCACCCGGCCGCCGGTCTGGTACCAGCTGCGCGTCTACCTGGATCAGCAGGGTGGCTATCCGCACTACGTGATCGACTACGACGGCGGCATCTTCGTCACCGCGGACGAGGACAACGAAGCCTGGCACGCGGGCTGGTCCAATCTGCCGACGCCGGCAAGCGCGTACTGGCAGACGTGGTCGGCGCCCTGGTGGTGGCAGCAGGCCTGGAGCGCGCACGGCAAGCGCACCCCAATGGACCTCTTGCCACCCGGTGCTCGCACGCCGAACACCACGTCGATCGGCATCGAGCTGTTGCCGACCGAAGACGCCCAGTACACCGACGCGCAGCTACGCAGCCTGGCGAAGCTCATCGCCGACATCGAGCGACGCCACCACTTCCAGGTGCCGTCCGCCCCCAGCCCGCAGCTGCTGGGCCACGAGGACCTGAATCCGCTGCCCATGGCGCGACAGGGCCGGGCGTACGACGACGATAGAGGCGGCTGGGATCCCGGCGCGCACCAGAAGAAGCCGATGTTCAGCTGGCCGCGGCTGTGGGGCTATCTGCTGAAGGCGCGGCAGGGCGCGCTCTAG